The Geotrypetes seraphini chromosome 2, aGeoSer1.1, whole genome shotgun sequence genome contains the following window.
gacagggaaaaatacctgaggcctagatgcactaaacagggtcgGTAAGACTGCGTGGGTTTCCTGCCATCCGATTTTTGTCCAATTCCAAGAGTGACTCATGCTTAaagaagtttgcatgcaaatgatttgagcgGAGGTTTGTAGTAATCCCCATCCAATTCCGTTGCTGAATCGCTGTGAGAGcaactcacacatgcgcagagcctgcAGGGGAAGTCTGAACAGCTGAGAGgaaggggaagccctgaagcagcctcctgccactcagctgttcggggcaggaaacctttttttttaatggacacagataTTGTCAACTGGGGTTTAAATAGAGACATGTTATTGATTAATTAGTTAAATAATTTCCTTGGAAATTTTCAAGTATAACTATTTACTTTAACAAGTGTAAGCTTGtaatattgaaaaaaattacattaaaaaaagacACAGTTGTTGTTTGTGTATGTTATCCAAGCAGAATATCTCTccccattaataataatttaaaaaagtcaTGCTGGTTACACCTCCCACTCACTCCCCCCACCTTACACGAAGATctcctcccaccaccccaccaaGAGGACCCCATAAGACAGCTCTGTTTGATTCCTTTTTCTAtacaacttgtctgtatcttgtTGCCTTGTTAGaagtttttcaataaaaataattgaacttaaatacctacgtaatgtaaatgcgtatgagtcgagtctctttcatttggaaagaaaactctgcaatatgagggcataggatgaagttaagaggtgatagcctccggagtaatctaaggaaatactttttttttacagaaaggaaagatgcgtggaacagtctcccggaagaggtggtggagaaagagactgtgtctgaattcaagagggcctgggataggcatgtgggatctctcagagagagaaagaggtaatagttactgcggatgggcagactagatgggccatttggcccttatctgctgtcatgtttctatctagGCAGAACTGAGGTTACTGGAGATACAGGCTCATCATAATTTTCCAAATATTGTACTTCCATTTCAATCAAGACATCGATGCAACTTTTTGGGCTATTGGTGTGTAATAGGAATGACAAAAACAAGTTTTGCAGAAGAGCTGGGGTTTTGGAATATTAGGAGAGCATGatggatattttaagaaattcagCCTAACTTGCAGCACTGGTTCACCAGTAGATTTTGGCAGAGGGATTACTGTACAGAAATAAAGGCCAGGTAGATCAAATCAGAAACATCACCAACTAGAAAAGCTAGCAGTAactattgaaaaaaaaaccaacaaatcaTTAATCAGAAATTCTCTCTTATCAAAGATATATAGGAAAAACAAAAGCACACAAAAATAACTTCATTGGAAAACAATTCTTATCCCAAAATTACCCTATGCTGCCAATCTGCACATGGAGAAGCATCTGAATGCTCTGTTGCCTTCCTTACCCTCCAGGTGCTAGCAGGGGAACGTCAATTTACATTTCTGTTATTATTTAAACAGTTTCTGCACATTATTTTCAGGTAGCAGATTGTGGCGgtgacccccctcctcccaacctATTAAAGGACATGACTCTTCCTGAGCTTGTTGCTTCGCATCACTATCCCATGCTCCAGGTACAGTAAAACCTGCACACCTGTACAAATAAAATCACCTTTCCCTTCTGTTGACACTACGTACACCTTGCCTCTGTGCATAATAACAATTGGCTCTGGTGAATGCTAGGTTGAAAACTTGTGGAAGCAGGAATCGACTGTTTACTTGCCTTCTGTACATTATACCACTAAATACCTTCTGCAAATGTGACGAAAAGGAAAAAAGGGTCACATTTAGAATTTAGGTTTAGCACGTCAAATTTGCAATGACACCACCTGAGTAAGTGGTAATCCAGTGGCTTTACAAATGAATGCTGCCACAGTTAAAAACACAAGACAAACACATCACAGTGGCTGCAGTGTAACCCGATTCTATAAATTTGCTCAGCTTGGGACTTGTAGGAAGAAATTAGGGCTTTCAAATTTTCTATTAGGGATAAATTGCGCTCCAAATAGAAAACTTCAGGCTAGCTATTGTGTGGTAGTCTGATTTGGGTTCTCTCCTATCAGCTTAAGGCTGTTCATGGGTGATAATTTATTCTGATTTGTAATATATTATGGTAGCTAATAAAAAGGTTGCAACAATAACTCTTGTTTGGCTTGGAAAATTAACTCTCAGACTGAGCTTTCCTTTGAAGCACCATTTTCTATAAtacttctctccttcccatcctaGGAAGGATGCTGAGAATTCATATGGAAAGCTTTGCTGATACACAGGTATCAgtttatacttttttttatttttgtggatTAAGGATTCCTTTCTAACAGTTCAAAATAAGTTAATTCAGTTTTTCCAATACTTTCTAGGGGCCTGGTTTTGAGAAAACTATCTCCTTAAGCAGCAGGTATCGAAGGACTCCTTAAAACAAGAGcttgccttttttctttattgcaTACATCCTCGCTTTTCAATTATAAAAAGGCACAatcaaaaaaaaattgaaaaggcaGAGCCATTAGATGCTTTTATAGTGTTTCAATTTCAGATATGACAGACTTGGCTTGTCTATTGTACGATGTGTTCATAATTTACTTTTGGAGTATGGTTATTTAGAAAACTTCCATTTACCCCCTTAGATTGGTGCAtgtgtttttcttctcttattttGCATCAGTGCTCCAGCTGCTCACATGAGATAGGCGAGAAATAACTAATAGGATGATGCCTGCAGGCATTTCTAGCAACAGTACTCAGGATGGCGATGGTGTGGAGTAGCTGCCTAATGGTTAGCTGTGGGCTGAAAATGAGGAAAACTAGGATTCAAATCCCTCTGTTATCCCTTGTGactttgtgcatgcaacttaaccCTCTATTACTTCAGGTACaaactccaagtttccaagttttatttaaaatttgatataccactttaaaaaaaagttgtctaaaccagtggttcccaaccctgtcctggaggaccaccaggccaatcgggttttcaggctagccctaatgaatatgcatgagtgagatttgcatataatggaagtgacaggcatgcaaatctgctccatgcatattcattagggccagcctgaaaacccgattggcctggtggtcctccaggatagggttgggaaccgctggtctaaacggtgtacaaagATATGGCTATTAAAATCAAAGGGAAGACATTAGTAAGACTTAAACGTCGTATAGAAAACAAGAAGATTAGGGGAAAAATACAATTTGTAATAAGAGAGAAAGACATATAAGGTCAACATGAGAGGATTGCTAGCCCTCTAGAGACACAGATATACCTATGTATTTTAAGatacttatataccacttatcaaggttatctaagcagtttgcaatcagataagcattttccctatctgtcccagtgggctcacaatctacttcGGGGTAGTGGAGGACTGAGTAACTTGGCCAGGGCCACAAGGagaagtgcaggatttgaacccacaacctcagggtgccaaggctgtagctctaatcactaggccactcctttctCTGCACCAGACTGTAACAATGGAAGCTGCCAAAAGTgtcatttcatttattaaatttgattaCATGCCTCCCTTTAACTGTAACTCCTAAATGCTtttggaaataaaacaaaaagttgAATAGCCCTTTAAGTACTGTCCAAATTATCTATTTACACATATTACATGTTCTTTGTCTTCTTGATCCAAACTTCCATTTTCACTTATACAGAGCCAACTGGTCTAAAGGAACAGTTGGTAACCTCCCAAAAATGTCAGAATGCACACTCACTCAAATCATGCCAAGATAAAATTTTATTTGACTAAACTTTCATTATGTGGAAAGATGGCTTTAGTgaaaactcaaaaagaaaaagctGCATTTTCCCCATAAAGAATATAAAGATGGCCATGACAATATTTTCACAGATCTTCATAGGATATCACAGTATGAAATataggtttaaaaaaatgtgaaaTTTCATAcgtatttaaaaaaatacttattTAAGCAACATTATGACTGACTATTCTATTAAGAAGAAATGACTATACACATGAATACAGTATTCTTGAGCTTGAGCTCCTAAGTCTGCACCCTTCTCCTCCAGGGGCATATTAAGATCTTAAATTTCACTAAGAACTCAGGGCTAGATACAGTAAACATTCTGATTGGGTACAGACGGTCAAAATTTGCCAACCCGATATTGAAAATGGCTTACTATGTGGTTTTCCATGCAGTCGTACAAAAGTCCAACTCTGGCATACAAATGACCTCATCACTATTAAactgaggtcattaatattaaaacgagccATCTGATCGATGGCCTAACATTTGCAGTGCCATAAGTGGACAGCAAATACCAACCCAAAAAAACTGTCATTGGGtgggtggtttaaaaaaaagaaaaaagtcccaacagttgagtggcaggaggctgctttggggcttcccctgctactCGGTTGTTCGGGTTTCCCCAAATCGGCTCTGCAAATGTGAGAACCAGTTTCTAAGCAAGCAATTGGTTGGGAATACAACTGTCTttcgcaaaactcatttgcatgggcagccATTTAAACAATCGATCGCTGTTTAGAAATTGGCCAAAAATCGTCCCACAGCCACCCACACAGTCTTAGCAaccgtgttttgtgcatctatcCCTCAAACAGATAGTTACATATGGCAAAGTTATCTTCCCACTCCACAACTGAAAATCAAGTTGCAGTACATGAGGCTCTGTTTAAACAAACCCTTAGCTATCCCTGTCTCGCATGGAAAAATTAAAGTAGTAcagaaggggagggagaagagcTAATACACAAGACTTATTTGTATCAGGAAAGCTTTTTTTTATCAGAGCAGCAAAAAAAATAGTGCTAAATTAAACTACTGTTTCTTTTATGTCAAAATTATAAACAAaaagtgaatacaagaaaaatcTAATTTGCTTTGAAGAAGGAAAATACTGCCATTCTATTTCAGAGGGGAAAAAACAgaaaggcaacctagtcacatcaaggtttgtgtgggggagaCCCAAATGGGCATGCAACTTATAAACCAAAGTGGAatgatataaatatattaatatattatagggtgctctcagtgtgaaccctcagtgataggagcgaaagctccgacacttcacttctgggtcaaggcgggaagcctccacccacacaccatcattgagcaccctgagtgtgctgaaattaaaggAACGGaagtccactaaatcaaacaaaACAACCAATCAAGGTGAGTAAATCAAACTccacacaaacaacctgagcgacccccacacaaaccctgccagccagaccccccgaatcgcacaacaaaataaaaaacaccaTACAAAAAATATCAAGTAAACACGATACTTATCTGAAACAATCTCAAAAACTGAAAAACACAAACAACCGCGCCAGGAGAAGAGGTTCGACCgggctggtttcgggaggagcccttcttcaggaactaaaCCCCCGACAGGATTCTATTTCAGAGAGCAGAAGTCAACGATCTTGAAATCAGGAGGTTGATAAAATCATTTGAAATAGAGAAAGCTGATCATAATCAAGACCCAAAGAATTAATTTAGGGTGTCATACTATAAATCATAGCCTCGGGAACAAAAAgactaaattaagggctccttttacgaaggtgtgttagcgtttttagcgcacgctacatcaccgcacgtgctaaccccgtgctacgcgccagctcaatggtggcattaacGTCTAgtgcgcacactaaaaccgctagcgcagcttagtaaaatctCACCCTTGCTGAGGAAATCTAAAAAGTGTTGGTTTTGCTGAAAACtcatataaaaataaatgttcaATCTTAATGGGTACATTGCCAAAAAAATTTGAAACATATATTTATAAAGCATATATGTATTCCTTAACACCATTTTTTACAAGAGCTCTTGTAAGCAATCATTTAAGTGCATATAGTGCACACTTGGAAAATTTTGTTAACTATAAAATTTCTTAATAGCACACAACCTTCTTTTTACACTGGGGAATTAACGTTTTTAGTATACTAATACttttattaacattttttttttaaagtcaaagTTATGACGGTCTgtgtaactactactactattattaattatttctatagagctacccGAATCACGCAGTTTAAAAGTGCACAATCAACATTTGATTAGCGCAATGTAAGGAGTGAGCAGTATACCTCTGTAAATACAAACAGTCATATTTTTTGGAAACTCAACATGGTCACAACTTTGCTGAAAAGAGAAATTAGCATTCCAAATTGTTTTATATCAATGATTTAGTTCTTTATACAACTTCAAGAATGTGTTTACCTCTTCTATTAACATATCTGCTTTGGATTAACAATGTAGTGTTCTTGTACTGAAATGCACAAATCGGCCCTCACTCTAATAGTGAACCCAAAGCAAACTTTGTCTTTCCAATCCTCCAAAACATAAAACCAAAATAATGCAGTTTGTGATTTTTCCTCAAGGGTATTTCACTTCCGTTAGTAGGCTGGTATAATATTCATGGTCTTCAAACACCTTGGCATGATAAATCCACCCTTATATATGAAAACAAAAgcacaataaaacaaaaacagaccAAACACTAATTTAACACATGGTTTGATattcaaaaagcttttgataaaaatCCCATTTAATTATTTCACTCTGAAATTCCACAACATTGCTGCGCAACCACTGATAACTGGAGATGTGCAACGTTCCTTCCTGCAACAGGAACTTCTGCTTCTAGTTCCGGCATTCTCTCTGATACACCCCTAAGGCTATCAGCTAGTGAAAGCTTATAGTTCAGACATTAAAGCTTTCATGAAAAGTTAAGCATCTAGAAGAAATaagcaaaaaaattttaaagacaTGTAAATCTAGTTTAATGGTTATAGGTATATGTTACACACAGCAAAATCACAGCAACTTGACTGTAACATAGCAGCATTAAAGAAGAAAACAAATCTGTATAAAAAAAATTGACTTGTTTCCTAGATAGTCTGGGATTAATTTTAACTGGATTTAAAGTGACCATCTCTTGTCAAATTTGCGTCAGGACTATGCTGTGATCATATTCACGGTCATATGTTCCTTTAAGGGCAACAACCAAGGGTTCGTTTATTATAATCTTTTGCTTCAGTTGGAAGCAGAGACCTGCTTTTGTTTTCTACCTACACATACTGCAACATAAATGATTAGGACAAATCTAATGTCATTGTATAGAAATGTTTACAGTGCAACAGAGTATTTCAGACACCAGCTAAGACCTGAGCCTTTTCACTTCCATATGCCAAGCCAATTTTTCAGGTAATCTTTAGATTAAAAAATCAAAACTCAAGCTAACTTTGTGAGGCATAAAACAGTTCTATCTGGCTTAAGCAGAACAATTTTGGTGGGCTCAACAGGTTTCATATGCATGCAATTAAAAGAATGCCATGCAGTGGCACTAGTTATAACTCATAGAAGTGTAGAAGAATGGACAAAAACATCTACGTGTTCAAATATGTTCATGGGAGCAGCTGTAACATCTCCACAATTCCTTTTGAAAGAGAATCCCTGGATTAAAAAAACCAGACATTTATATTTACacaaaaaatatttaattaaaaatatcttaattacagtagtctattaaAGCATATACTTCTTTCTCACCTGCCCTTATAGAACATCTCTCTATATATACAGTATGAAATGTCACGCATTTAtctatacaatatgtaacattcCTGCAGGGAGGATAAAATTCCCTGGTCCAAGTAAAATCATCTATTTTAAACAATAGATGTCAGAAATATCTACAATGCTCTGATAAGATTAGTAAAGCTTCGGATTCTGCTGTTGTGTTGCTTAAGTCTCTTCTAAAAGCTCCTCCAGCCATCCATGAATTCAGTCTCTACATTCAAGTTCACctctgcccttccccccccccccatgtacacATGGATGATTCAAACTGAACAGGAAAAAAGTTCTTAAAGTGATGAGCACACATGTTGGCGAAGAACTCTTTCTCGTGATGAAGTATGGAAACGATGGtggggttgattttttttttttcatctgttgggtgccttttccccctccctttttctctAATTTGTCTCTCTGTTCTTCTGGCTCTGCCTGCTGCACACCTGTGGAAGAGGAATGAATAGAGGGGGTGTGTGAACCATTCTGCTCCAGACTGGCTGGCGCCACCAACAAAACACAAGACATGCTTGATCAACAACCCAAAACAAACCAGGGTCAAACTCCAAGCTGGGCCAAACTGGAATACTCCGCTGACAGTACGGAgcccagccaaaaaaaaaaaaataaaaagagcatTCTGTAACGGGTAGGGGGCATCGCCAGGATGGAAGTACTTTCCCATAAGAAATATAAAATCCCAAGGGggctgggcacattctgtaccaAAGGAATcccttttctcttctccccccccttcaaGAACGTACTCAGTTATCCCTCCTTTGCAAATCTCATGACAGATATGAAAAGAAATCATGCGCAGCTAAACAGGATTTATGTTCCGGGCAGGACTAACTCACATGGTACAACTAGCTGCCAAAGCCTGGAGGGTCTCAAAACACATCTAGAGGTCGAGAAAGAAACACACTCACCTCCAAAACAGAAGCTCAGCGGCACAAAATACTATCACCGTGTTTGTTCACAACTGAAGCTGCCTGAAACAAAAtgcatgcaaaaagaaaaaaaaaaaaaacaacagacaacACAATACATTAGTACAAGATGCAGACTGAGGCGAACAACCGTCCTGCATGCCGTACTTTCCCCATCAAGCAGACAGGTGCCATCTAAGAATTATGCTAGGGGGAAACAGAAAGGTGCATTTTACAGTCGATGGGGTACCTCgatataaattcagaacaaaaaaagggaacagaaaccccacgtaaaatcaaacaacagaagaacaaatggggagtgggatagaccacATCAACCTTGTGAATTTATTTATACAAATAAAGATGGTCTACCCCAAGGCTGATGTGGTctgtcccactccccacttgttcttctGTACCCTcgacataaaaacataacatgaACAAGCGGTAATCACCGAGTAAGAACTCAAATAGTATTTGAAGGCCGTTGCCACAGTACAGGGAATAATAGTTTGAATAAGATCtaagcctcccctccccccccccctttttttttttaaacgtttaTTATCTTTTGCTGCAACTAGTGCAGAATTCTCCAGTTTTCTTAGCCCCTTCTTGCGCAGGACTGTCAGAAGCCTCGCATCCGTCTAAAGGCACGAGTTATTCCAGCCCAAGGTTTCACATTGGGCCGTAATCAGCCAGAGAAAAAGCGCCGTGCGACCACCCGACAATGGGGCAGAGACACGAGCTTCTCTGGAGAGAATTGCACCAatgtcaaaccccccccccccaatgataccCATAACACACGcatcgaagccctccccccccccattcccggGACTGCTAGCCCAGCTCCCCTCTTACCGGGTCGGTATTGAGATCGGTGAGCGGGGGGcggggggtggcggcggcggcggcgggggGCGGCTGCCGGAGCAGCGCCGGGTGCGTGTCTAGCGCCAGCTGCAGGTCTAGGATGTAGTCGATCACGTGCTGCAAGATCTCCACCTTGCTGACCCGCCGGTCCTGCGGGATGGTGGGCACCAGCCTCTTGAGGCGGCTGTAGCAGTCGTTCATGTCGTACTGCAGGCAGAGCGGCTCGTCCTCGGGCAGCTTGCAGCGGGCAGCGCACAGGCTGTGGCCGGCCAGGCAGCGTCGCGCCAGCTCCACGCAGCCTCCCCCGGCCGCCGGGGCTCTCCGGCTCTGCGGATGCAGCGGGCTCACGGCTTTCATGGTGCGGGGAGGCAGGGCGCAAACGAGGAaccagaagggaggggggggaaaaaaaaaagcggcagcagaagggggaggaaggaaatCTCAATCCAAGCGCAGGAAACTCAGCCGATGCAATTGACTCAAGCGCCCCTATTATTGAAGGTGGTGCTTtccagtttattatttattgataAAGATGAAAGTCAACCTATAGTTTCTGATGCCAGTAACTAGCCAGGCTCTGTAACAACCACACACCCTTCCTTCCCGCCAGCCCACACCGCTCTGTTCCGCAAGCCCGGAGAGACGCTCACTGATATAGACAAGTGGGCGGGGCCTTGTGGGAGGGGCGGAGCTACAAGTGGCCACGGGCCCAGTGAGAGAgagaatgggggggtgggggaagagggaaTGAGCATTAACCAATCGGAGCTGTGGAATCTCTTCCAGAGGAGGGACAGCAGCCAACGGGAAGACTGTGCGAAGTAAAGGTGATGGGCGGGTGGAGGGTGTTCCTGGGAGCTAAGGCTGAACCGGGGCGCCAATTGAGGGAGCTGCTGCTTGTAGGCGGAATGTGTGGGGTAATAGGCGTCAAGGCTCCA
Protein-coding sequences here:
- the ID4 gene encoding DNA-binding protein inhibitor ID-4, translating into MKAVSPLHPQSRRAPAAGGGCVELARRCLAGHSLCAARCKLPEDEPLCLQYDMNDCYSRLKRLVPTIPQDRRVSKVEILQHVIDYILDLQLALDTHPALLRQPPPAAAAATPRPPLTDLNTDPAASVVNKHGDSILCR